Below is a window of Desulfobacterales bacterium DNA.
GATGCCATGTTGGTAAAAGATTACATTAAGGCTTTGGGTGTAAAAGAGCGAAACATCGAATTACTGACCGATGAAAAGGCGACACTGTCAGGGATAATGAAATCGATTGAAGCCTGGCTGCCGAACAAGCTCAAGAAAGACGGGAATGTGTTTGTTTATTATTCCGGCCACGGCTCCCCTGACCCGGTAACAGGTGAGGCTTTCATCGTCCCCTATGACGGAGACCCGAATTATCTTGCGGTAACCGGCTACCCCCTGAAGAGACTTTATGAAAATTTGGCGAAATTAGAGGCCAAAGAGATTATCGTGGTTCTTGACTCCTGCTTTTCCGGTTCCGGCGGAAGAAGCGTCCCGGCAAAAGGAACTCGACCACTGGTGATGATGGCAGCTACTGAAGTCGCGTCGACAAACATGGCCGTCCTGACGGCAACACAGGGAAGCCAGATTTCCACCTCATCCCCTGAAAAGGGGCACGGCGTTTTTACCTATTATTTTCTCAAGGCCCTTAAAGAAGGGAAAATGAATCTTGCTGAGATTTATGAAACCATCAAGCCCCAAGTGGAGGACGAGGCCAAGCGGCTCAATGTCCGGCAGAGCCCGAGCATCAGCCCGAATGTAGAAAAGTTGAGAGATCGCTTCATCCTGAGAAAGTAATCTTATTCAGAGGTGTCGGTTATGAAAAGAGTGATAGGTATGGTTAAAATTTTAGGGGCTTATGGATATGACGCTTAGGGTAATTATCCAGCACCTTGCGTACGGTACTCACAAAATCGGACAGGTTCAGCGGTTTTTCGATGTATTTTCGGATACCGAGGGCCGCAGCTTTTTCAGCGTTAATTCTGTCGCTGTAGCCGCTGCAGAGGATAATCGGCATGCCCGGACGGATGCCTAAAATCTCTTTGGTGAGCTTATCGCCGGTCATCTTCGGCATGGTCATGTCCGTGATAATGAGATCGAACCGGTCCGGGTTGGCTCGAAACAGCTCCAAGGCTTCGACCGGGTCGTTTTTCGCTTCAACCTGATATCCCTGCTTCTCCAGACTCTTTTTTGCCAAATTCAATATGGACGCTTCATCGTCAATAAAAAGTATTTTCTCATTGCCGGCGGGGAGGGCATTTGACGCCTGAGGTTCCGGTTTCATTTCATCTTCACTTACCGGAAACAGCACTTCAAAAACCGTCCCTTTTCCCGGTTCGCTGTTGACCGTGACAGCGCCATTATGTGTCTTGACGATTCCCTGTATCACGGACAGGCCCAACCCCGTGCCTTCCCCCAGTCCCTTGGTGGTGAAATAGGGATCAAAAATACGGTCGATATTCTCAGGCGCAATGCCATGGCCGGTATCGCTTACGGTCAGCTTCACATAGCGCCCCGGTCCCAAGTTTAATTTCACATTTTTCTTTCCGAATTCAACATTCTGGAGGCTTGCCTCCAGAATGCCGCCTTCATCCCGCATGGCATGGGCGGCGTTGGTGCAAAGGTTCATGAGCACCTGACTTATCTGGGTCGGGTCAGCCAGGATCGTGTCAAATTCACATGAGATGTCTTGCCGGATTTCAATGTCTGCCGGAATGGACGCCCGCAGCATCTTGAGTGAATCCGCTATGATGGAACCTATCTTTATCGGTTTCCGGTCAGTGACGGCCTTACGGGAAAAACTTAATATGTGCCGCACCACATCCTTTGCTCTTAAGCCGGCGGCCTGGATCTCTTTCAGGTAACCCTTGACCGGATTCCATTCCGGAATGTCCATGAGGGCCAATTCCGTGTTGCCGATAATAATAGCGAGGATATTGTTAAAATCATGGGCGATGCCGCCGGCCAGAGTGCCGATGGACTCCATTTTTTGGGCCTGGCGAAGCTCTTCCTCCATTTTTTTTATTTCGGTAATATCGGTGGCGATTTGAAGCCGGACCAAACGCCCATCTGTCCATTCTATGGCCCGATCATGGTTAATGTACCATTTCCCGGTGACGGGATTTTTATCCTGCCAGACACACACATCGGTGGGCTTCCCGTTTTCGTCGATCAGTTGATCATTGGTGCAGTGGAAGCATGGCCCGGATTCTCCCCGAAAAACGCGCCAACATATTTCACCGGTCATATCCCGTCCAAAGCTCTCTATCATGAACTGGTTCATGAAAAGAATTTCATAAGTTTCCATGTCAGCCACATAAACCGTCGCATCAACGCTGTTCAGCACCTTTAAAAATCTTTCATGGCTTGCCCGCAGAACCTCTTCCGCACGCTTGCGCTCGGTAATGTCTAATGCGGTAAATGTGACACCGGCTGAAAGATCGGCTGGATCAAGGGGCGTTGAACTCAGCAGCACATCAACGATCTTGCCATCCTTTCGCTTGAAGACCGTTTCCACGACCCCTGTCCCCCGCTCCTCGACCTGTCGGTACTTTTCACTGCCGACATATTCATAAGCTTCATCCGTCGGATACAATATTCTGGCATTTTTACCGATGAGTTCATCCCTGGTATGGCCGATGATCTCGCAAAGCCGTTCGTTCACTTCCATCAATACCCGCTTGGACACAAGGCCTATGCCGATCGGCGCCGCCCGGAAGATGCTTCCCATCTTGGCCTCGCTCCCGCGTAGCGATTCCTCGGCACGTTTGCGCTCGGTGATGTCGACAACGTTTCCCATTATCGCCGGTTTCCCTTGATACTCGACAAGGACGGCGACAGTTTGGCACCACAAAATCCCACCATCTTTTTTAACTCGCCTGGTTTCGTGGTACTGAGGGGCATCTTCATCACCCCGCAGTCTTTTTAATTTAATTCCCAACGCTCGCTCTCTTTCGTCAGGATGGAACAGATTAAAGTAGTATGTACCGATCAATTCATCAACTGTATAACCATGTAATTGAGCGAATTTGTCGTTGGCATAAATGATGATATCGTCTTGATGCATATAAATTCCGGTTTGAGATGTTTCGGTAATGAGCTTGTATTTTTCCTCACTCTCTCGCAAAGCCTCCTCTGTCAGCTTTCTTTGGGTAATATCTTGTATGTGAGAGATAAAGTATAATAGATTTCCTTTTTCATCTTTGACAGTTGAACTGGAAACTTGACCCCATATGATGTGACCTCGCTTGTGAAAGTATCGTTTCTCGAAAACAGTACTTTCAACTTCTCCAGATATACTCTTATTGATAAACTTTGGGCTAATATCCTTGTCCGCTGGATGTGCGATGTCGTTAACGGTCATACTTTCCAACTCTTTCTTGCTATAGCCGAATATATCGCACATCCGATTGTTAACTCTTGTTAGATTTCCATCAATGCCTACCAAACAAACACCGATGTTAGCATTTTCAAAAGCAAGGCGAAACCGCTCTTCGCTCTCTCGTAGCGCCGCCTCTGCGTGCTTACTCTCATATTCTGATCGCTCCAATTCCTGAATCCGGTGCTCCAGTTCTTTATAGGTAGGTTTTTTAGACATGATTTTTTCCTGCGTTTTCTCGATTTTTTCGGGTTGCGATTACTTGCATTATTCTGAAATATTGACAGCCTCAAGCATACAAAAGACAGTCTCAAGCAATCAAGACGATATGGGGGAGGATATCTTCCAATACGAAGATTAATTTATTGGCTTCCTGACCGGTTCAGGCGTTTAAGCGGTCAGGCATCTTTCTCCTTATTCAGAAATTTTTTCAAGACATCATCCGGCGCCCCCAGGAAATAGAGCAGCCCTGAAATATTGTCGGAGGTAATGATGCCGTCGCTGAAATCTTTTAATATCTCCTTGGGATTAAAGGCGATGGCAAGTCCGGCCTTTTGCAGCATAAACCGGTCGTTGGCCCCGTCGCCGACGGCGACGATCTGCTCCACCGAGATGTTCTCCATTTCGGCGATCTGATGGATGATGTCGGCTTTGCTTTGGCTGAGTATTGTTTTTCCCTTGATCCGGCCGGTGGTCACGCCGTTTTCGATCTCCAGTTCATTGGCGTACACATAGTCCAGATTAAGGCGTTCTTTCAGATAGTTGGTAAAAAATGAAAACCCGCCGGAAATGACCCCCACCTTGAAACCCATAAAACGCAGCGCCGAGATGAGTTCTTCGGCCCCGGGTGTCAGGTGGATCGTTTGCGTCAGCTTTTCAAGCTGGTCTACGGTCAGCCCTTTGAGGAGCTGCACCCGCTGCCGCAGCGCCTTTTCAAAATCGATTTCTCCGCTCATGGCGCGGGTCGTCAGGCGCTTCACGCGCCGCTCAACCCCGGCGACCTTGGCCAGCTCATCGATGACCTCTTCCTTTATGATGGTGCTGTCGCAGTCAAAAATAACCACCCGCTTGGGTTTCTGGAAGATGTCGCCTTTGCGCAGGGAAACATCAAAGCCTGATTTTTCGGAAAACGCGTATATGACCTTGCGAAACGCCTTGACGTCATCAAGGGCCGATGTGTCCAGCGATATCTCCATGGCAATATAGTCGCCCCGGGCAATCATTTTAATGGCCTCTATGTTGACCTGATGCTCGGCAACCAGGCCGGAGAGTTCTGCCACGATCCCCGTGCGGTCGTTGCCCATCAGGGTCATCAGCATCATCTGTTTATTGGGAATCCTGCGGCCCTCATCATAGGGCTTCACATGGAGTCCCAGGTCGAAATAAAGACCCAGCGGGGACAGGCGGTCGAGCAGTTCCCGGGCGCTGTATGCCGACGTGCCCAGGTCGACAACGAGAAACATGGTAAAGTAACCGCGAATCGACCGGGCATCAATGTCCACGATATTGATGCCCAGATCGCTCAGGACCCTGGCAAC
It encodes the following:
- a CDS encoding caspase family protein — encoded protein: DAMLVKDYIKALGVKERNIELLTDEKATLSGIMKSIEAWLPNKLKKDGNVFVYYSGHGSPDPVTGEAFIVPYDGDPNYLAVTGYPLKRLYENLAKLEAKEIIVVLDSCFSGSGGRSVPAKGTRPLVMMAATEVASTNMAVLTATQGSQISTSSPEKGHGVFTYYFLKALKEGKMNLAEIYETIKPQVEDEAKRLNVRQSPSISPNVEKLRDRFILRK
- a CDS encoding PAS domain S-box protein, producing the protein MSKKPTYKELEHRIQELERSEYESKHAEAALRESEERFRLAFENANIGVCLVGIDGNLTRVNNRMCDIFGYSKKELESMTVNDIAHPADKDISPKFINKSISGEVESTVFEKRYFHKRGHIIWGQVSSSTVKDEKGNLLYFISHIQDITQRKLTEEALRESEEKYKLITETSQTGIYMHQDDIIIYANDKFAQLHGYTVDELIGTYYFNLFHPDERERALGIKLKRLRGDEDAPQYHETRRVKKDGGILWCQTVAVLVEYQGKPAIMGNVVDITERKRAEESLRGSEAKMGSIFRAAPIGIGLVSKRVLMEVNERLCEIIGHTRDELIGKNARILYPTDEAYEYVGSEKYRQVEERGTGVVETVFKRKDGKIVDVLLSSTPLDPADLSAGVTFTALDITERKRAEEVLRASHERFLKVLNSVDATVYVADMETYEILFMNQFMIESFGRDMTGEICWRVFRGESGPCFHCTNDQLIDENGKPTDVCVWQDKNPVTGKWYINHDRAIEWTDGRLVRLQIATDITEIKKMEEELRQAQKMESIGTLAGGIAHDFNNILAIIIGNTELALMDIPEWNPVKGYLKEIQAAGLRAKDVVRHILSFSRKAVTDRKPIKIGSIIADSLKMLRASIPADIEIRQDISCEFDTILADPTQISQVLMNLCTNAAHAMRDEGGILEASLQNVEFGKKNVKLNLGPGRYVKLTVSDTGHGIAPENIDRIFDPYFTTKGLGEGTGLGLSVIQGIVKTHNGAVTVNSEPGKGTVFEVLFPVSEDEMKPEPQASNALPAGNEKILFIDDEASILNLAKKSLEKQGYQVEAKNDPVEALELFRANPDRFDLIITDMTMPKMTGDKLTKEILGIRPGMPIILCSGYSDRINAEKAAALGIRKYIEKPLNLSDFVSTVRKVLDNYPKRHIHKPLKF
- the serB gene encoding phosphoserine phosphatase SerB is translated as MNRPLVSELYVISATGKDQAGLLHRVARVLSDLGINIVDIDARSIRGYFTMFLVVDLGTSAYSARELLDRLSPLGLYFDLGLHVKPYDEGRRIPNKQMMLMTLMGNDRTGIVAELSGLVAEHQVNIEAIKMIARGDYIAMEISLDTSALDDVKAFRKVIYAFSEKSGFDVSLRKGDIFQKPKRVVIFDCDSTIIKEEVIDELAKVAGVERRVKRLTTRAMSGEIDFEKALRQRVQLLKGLTVDQLEKLTQTIHLTPGAEELISALRFMGFKVGVISGGFSFFTNYLKERLNLDYVYANELEIENGVTTGRIKGKTILSQSKADIIHQIAEMENISVEQIVAVGDGANDRFMLQKAGLAIAFNPKEILKDFSDGIITSDNISGLLYFLGAPDDVLKKFLNKEKDA